CATTATGACCAATGTCGTCCAAACGACCTAAAAATGGAGATACGTAGGTAGCCCCTGCTCGTGCGGCAAGTAACGCTTGGTTTGCTGAGAAAATAAGGGTTACATTCGTTTTAATGTTTTTATCAGATAAAGCTTTTACAGCTTTAAGACCTTCAAGGGTCATTGGCACTTTTATCGTTATATTAGGGGCAATAGCTGCAAGTTCTTCTGCCTCTTTAAGCATGCCTTCTGCATCAAGAGCAATAACTTCTGCACTAACAGAGCCTTCTGTTACTTCTTGTGTAATTTCTTTCAAACGATCATGAAAAGAAACCCCTTCCTTCGCTACTAGACTAGGATTAGTAGTTACTCCAGCTAGTACGCCTAGGGCATTTGCTTCCTTAATTTCTTCAATATTGGCAGTGTCGATAAAAAATTTCACGAGTTTTTTTCCTCCTTAAATTTAATCTTTTCTAGCTTCCTCCAAAGTTCACCTTCGAATATTTATCCAAATTAAGTAACCGCAGTCCCAACACGGGCGACGGTTTTAGCCGACGATCTTTTTTTCGATTCGGTCCACCGCCTTACATCAATAGGATCCAAGGAGCTTGTACTTTTCTTTTGGATAAGCGTAATCAAAAGGAAACCGCCCACTTTCAGGCGGCTTCAAAAGGGAGCTTAAGCTTTATTAGAAGAACCAAATTCGCGAATTTTGCCAATAACAGTTTGCTTGATAGCTTCGCGAGCTGGTCCAAGATATTTACGCGGATCATAAAGATCTGGATTTTCAGCTAAGACTTCACGAACCTTTTTAGCTGATGAAATTTGATTTTCTGTATTTACATTAATTTTAGCCGTACCAAAAGATATAGCTTTTTGAATGTCTTTTGTTGGAATTCCTGTTCCTCCATGAAGAACAAGTGGCTTATTAACCAAATTCATAATTTCTTCCATTTGCTTGAATCCAAGGTTTGGCTCGCCTTTGTATGGTCCATGAACAGATCCAAGTGCAGGAGCAAATACGTCTACGTTTGTTTCATCTACAAGTTGTTTACATTCTGCTGGAATCGCATAAGCTGCAGATGCATCTTCAACAATAAGGTCATCCTCTTGACCACCAATACGGCCTAGTTCAGCTTCCACTGAAACACCGTGAATATGAGCAAGTTCAACAACCTTTTTCGTAAGTGCAATATTCTCTTCTAGAGGGAAATGCGATCCGTCAATCATAACGGATGTGAATCCTGCTTGAATAGCTTCCGCGCATTTTTCAAAGCTTGAACCGTGGTCAAGGTGAATAGCTACAGGAACTGTAACTTTATACTCCTCCATTAAATCTTTCACTATACCGACAATAAGCTTAAAACCACCCATATAACGGGCTGCACCTTCAGAAACACCTAGAATAACGGGAGAATTCTCTTCTTGGGCCGCTTGTAAAATAGCTTGAGTGAACTCTAAATTATTAATGTTAAACTGCCCGACAGCATAGCGTTCCTCTTTTGCTTTTTCTAACATTTCTTTCATTGATACTAATGGCATTGCGTAGTTCCTCCTTTAAAAGTTCCCATTTATAAAACTGGAAGTTGGATAAGAAAGTATGATACTTCTAATCGAAAAGATCTTTTTTGTTTCAGTATTAGAATACCAACTAGTGAAAGCTTGTGCAACATAGGGTCTATTAAGATAACGCTTACTTCTAAATTTTTTTCATTTTGTCCACTTTTTAGGATGATTTTGGTAAAATAGAAAGGACAAAATTTCTTAATTCTTGAATATCAAAAGGCTTAGAAATTATCTTTTTTACTAGGGGATTTTGTGAAAGGACTTCCACGTTTTCTCTGCTAGTACCTGACATGACAATTATGGAAGTTTTGTAATCTTTTTTTTCTAATTCTTTGATCACCTGCTTGCCATTATAAAGTGGTAAATGGTAGTCCAATAAGATGACATCATATTGATTTTTGTTAGTCATATCAAGAGCTTTACGTCCGTCAGTAGCTATTGATACTTTTATTTCCTCTTGTTTTAATATCTCCTCAAGCAGCAAACATATTCCTGGTTGATCGTCTACTATTAAAACGTGAGGTACCATAGAAATCCCCCCTAAATCCTTTTTGTGCATATATGTATGGTTTGTGATGCTTTTTTTCAGGGTATCCTTTATACTACTTTTAATATCGTCAAGAACTAATTATACTTTAGTATAACAGAAAAAGGGAGGCTTCATATGCTAAAAATGTTGAGTACACAAATCACTGGAAAGTTTTTGGAGATTATGGAAACGGAGCAATATCATATCGAAGATGCTGCTCGATCACTTTCGCAAGCAATAATAGGACAAGGGACCCTTTATTGGTTTGGATTTGGTGAGATGCACGCCCTTATTGATGAGGTTGTACATGGAGCTGAAACGTTGCCATCCTCAAAAATTTTTCAATCTGATATAGAACTTCACCCTATGGATCGGGTAGTTATAGCTACTCGTTTTGCGGACCATAAAGACGCGATGTCCCTTGCTAAAAACATACAAGAATCTGAAGCTCAGGTGATTAGCCTTAGCGCCATCAGAAATGACGAGCATTCGCTTAAGCAAGTAGCTGATATTCATATTAATACAAAGATTACTGAGCCACTACTTCCATTAGAAAACAGCCGCGCTTGTTTCCCTTCTGTTATGACAATGCTTTATGCGTATTACGGACTTGTGTTAACTACGAGAGAAATATTAGCCGATCATGAGGAAGATGAGTGAGTCTCGTTTGACGGTGATACTTAGGTTTTAATGGAGGGCTTGAAATGTGAATTTAAACTTGATTTGTTGGCTTGGATACGCGGGCCTGCAACCTCTGATCGTGTCACTAATCAGTGGGATTTAGCACTGAAACTCTGCGTTCCATGAAAAACTGTCACATAACCCAATAAAATCATCCCATAGAAATGGGAACAGTTTCACGCAAATCCGGAACAAGGGGAAACTGGCACATATACGACTCCTACGGCACTATCCTTAGAAAAAGCGTCACTTAAAACCGGCCTTTTAGCACATAAGTTTTATTAACCGGTACTTAATTCATGTTTTTATCACGTAAGATAATTGTGCATCACGAAAATAGCGAGATTGTCACACTCAAAAGCAGGAGTAAATTCTCCAACATCAACTCTAAAAATCCAAAAGGCAGCTCGCGTCCCTTATGACGCGGCTGCCTTTTTCTAATGTCTAGCTTCAGGCCCTATCGACGTGAGCCGGCGCTTATGCTTTTCTTCTTATTTATTTTTGATAGATGCTCCAACAAAGTCACGGAAAAGTGGCTGTGGTCTAGTTGGACGCGACTTGAATTCAGGATGGAACTGGGAAGCCACAAACCAAGGATGATCTTTCAATTCAATAATTTCAATTAACCGACCATCTGGGCTTGTTCCTGAAAATATAAATCCTTTTTCCTCCATCTGTGCACGAAATTCGTTATTGAATTCATAACGATGGCGATGACGTTCATAAATAACTTCATCTGAGTAGGCTTCTGAAGCTTTTGTATCTTTTACCAATTTACATGGATAGATACCGAGTCGAAGGGTTCCACCAAGATCAAAGATATCTTTTTGTTCTGGTAGTAGATCAATAATTGGATAAGGCGTTTTTGGATCAATCTCAGAGGAATGAGCTCCTTTTAAACCAAGTACATTTCTTGCATATTCAATGGATGCTAATTGCATTCCTAAGCAAATACCAAGGAAAGGGATTTTATGTTCACGAGCATATTGGATCGCTTTGAGTTTTCCGTCAATTCCACGATCACCAAATCCACCAGGTACAAGAATCCCATGTACGCCTTGTAACATTTCCTCTATATTGTCGCCGTTTGTTTGCTCTGAGTTAATCCAGCGAAT
This is a stretch of genomic DNA from Bacillaceae bacterium S4-13-56. It encodes these proteins:
- the fba gene encoding class II fructose-1,6-bisphosphate aldolase, which gives rise to MPLVSMKEMLEKAKEERYAVGQFNINNLEFTQAILQAAQEENSPVILGVSEGAARYMGGFKLIVGIVKDLMEEYKVTVPVAIHLDHGSSFEKCAEAIQAGFTSVMIDGSHFPLEENIALTKKVVELAHIHGVSVEAELGRIGGQEDDLIVEDASAAYAIPAECKQLVDETNVDVFAPALGSVHGPYKGEPNLGFKQMEEIMNLVNKPLVLHGGTGIPTKDIQKAISFGTAKINVNTENQISSAKKVREVLAENPDLYDPRKYLGPAREAIKQTVIGKIREFGSSNKA
- a CDS encoding DUF2529 family protein, yielding MLKMLSTQITGKFLEIMETEQYHIEDAARSLSQAIIGQGTLYWFGFGEMHALIDEVVHGAETLPSSKIFQSDIELHPMDRVVIATRFADHKDAMSLAKNIQESEAQVISLSAIRNDEHSLKQVADIHINTKITEPLLPLENSRACFPSVMTMLYAYYGLVLTTREILADHEEDE
- the fsa gene encoding fructose-6-phosphate aldolase encodes the protein MKFFIDTANIEEIKEANALGVLAGVTTNPSLVAKEGVSFHDRLKEITQEVTEGSVSAEVIALDAEGMLKEAEELAAIAPNITIKVPMTLEGLKAVKALSDKNIKTNVTLIFSANQALLAARAGATYVSPFLGRLDDIGHNGMDLIRQIAEIFDIHGIASEIIAASIRHPVHVTEAALNGAHIATIPFKVLEQLVKHPLTDQGIEKFLADWNNQK
- a CDS encoding response regulator, with the protein product MVPHVLIVDDQPGICLLLEEILKQEEIKVSIATDGRKALDMTNKNQYDVILLDYHLPLYNGKQVIKELEKKDYKTSIIVMSGTSRENVEVLSQNPLVKKIISKPFDIQELRNFVLSILPKSS